One genomic region from Sulfuriflexus mobilis encodes:
- the lspA gene encoding signal peptidase II has protein sequence MLKWLWLSAVVIGLDQATKYLASTELQFHVPVAVMPSFNWFLAHNTGAAFSFLSDAGGWQRWFFIGLAALVAVIIVSWLRKLEGWQTWLAAALALILGGAIGNAIDRIYHGYVIDFIQWYYASYYWPAFNIADAAISVGAAILIIDGLFGSKKASAQD, from the coding sequence ATGCTCAAGTGGTTATGGTTATCGGCAGTCGTGATTGGTCTGGATCAGGCAACGAAGTATCTGGCCAGTACCGAGTTGCAGTTCCATGTGCCGGTGGCGGTGATGCCATCGTTTAACTGGTTCCTGGCGCATAATACCGGTGCTGCATTCAGCTTCCTGAGTGATGCCGGTGGCTGGCAGCGCTGGTTCTTTATCGGCCTGGCAGCGCTGGTGGCGGTGATCATTGTTTCGTGGCTAAGGAAACTGGAAGGTTGGCAGACCTGGCTGGCGGCGGCGCTGGCGTTGATCCTCGGTGGCGCCATTGGCAACGCCATTGACCGCATCTACCATGGTTATGTCATCGACTTCATCCAGTGGTATTACGCGAGCTATTACTGGCCGGCCTTTAATATTGCCGATGCGGCGATCAGCGTAGGCGCGGCCATATTGATCATCGACGGGCTGTTTGGCTCGAAGAAAGCGTCTGCACAGGATTAA
- the ileS gene encoding isoleucine--tRNA ligase, with the protein MADYKNTLNLPNTAFPMKGNLAQREPELLKRWAELDIYAKLRAHCAGRDKFILHDGPPYANGEIHIGHALNKILKDIIIKSKTLSGFDSPYVPGWDCHGLPIELNVEKKVGKAGHKVDARTFRNACREYAGKQVDKQREDFKRLGVIADWDNPYLTMDYDFEADIIRSLGTIIDNGHLHKGVKPVHWCTDCGSALAEAEVEYEDKTSPAIDVRFTVLEEEALMARCRHTEHKGEGPVSVVIWTTTPWTLPANQAVAVHPELEYAVVQCNGALGAERLILAEALIKEAMARYEIDDYRVVAYCKGSELEGLMLGHPFYEREVPVILGEHVTTEAGTGCVHTAPGHGQDDYVVGMRYKLKVDNPVGGNGCFLPDTPLFAGEHVFKANDKVVDTLKAHGKLVHHAALRHSYPHCWRHKTPIIFRATPQWFISMQQKGLRKQAMAEIKKVSWMPDWGQARIEGMVEGRPDWCVSRQRTWGVPIPIFVHKTTGALHPDTQDLIEQVATRIQAQGIDAWFELEPKELLGDAADDYDKVTDTLDVWFDSGVTHRAVLDRRDELTCPADLYLEGSDQHRGWFQSSLLTSVAMRAHAPYKAALTHGFTVDAKGHKMSKSKGNTVAPQKVIKSLGADILRLWVAATDYSKEMAVSDEILKRSADTYRRLRNTSRYLLSNLSDFDPTNNMLEPSAMLALDQWAVMRTAQIQKQVLDAYDSYEFHRIYQLVHNFCAVDMGGFYLDITKDRQYTMQADSVARRSAQTATYHIAEALTRWLAPILTFTAEELWQHLPGERSDSVFFGEWYDLPPMPISDGMNLKYWDEIIEVRDAVNKELETARKAGVIGSALDAEVGLYCGREILDKLNALEDELRFVLITSEARTYLAGEPPAEAQHCSLSNGDELWISVSASAHEKCARCWHHREDVGSHSKHPELCGRCVENVEGEGEQRRFA; encoded by the coding sequence ATATTGGCCATGCGCTAAACAAGATACTCAAGGACATCATCATTAAGTCCAAGACCTTGTCGGGTTTTGATAGCCCTTACGTACCGGGTTGGGACTGTCATGGCCTGCCGATCGAGCTGAACGTGGAAAAGAAGGTCGGCAAGGCCGGTCACAAGGTCGATGCACGCACGTTCCGCAATGCCTGCCGTGAATACGCGGGTAAGCAGGTCGACAAGCAACGCGAAGACTTCAAGCGCCTCGGTGTGATCGCAGACTGGGATAATCCCTACCTGACCATGGACTATGACTTTGAGGCCGATATCATCCGTAGCCTCGGCACCATCATTGATAATGGTCACTTGCACAAGGGCGTGAAGCCGGTGCACTGGTGTACCGATTGTGGCTCGGCACTCGCCGAGGCCGAGGTCGAATACGAAGACAAGACCTCGCCGGCGATCGATGTGCGTTTCACGGTACTCGAGGAAGAGGCCCTGATGGCGCGTTGTCGTCATACCGAGCACAAGGGTGAAGGGCCGGTCTCGGTCGTCATCTGGACGACGACCCCGTGGACTCTGCCGGCCAATCAGGCCGTGGCCGTTCATCCTGAGCTCGAGTATGCCGTGGTGCAGTGCAACGGTGCGCTCGGTGCCGAGCGTTTGATCCTTGCCGAGGCGCTGATAAAAGAGGCCATGGCTCGCTATGAAATTGATGACTACCGCGTCGTCGCCTACTGCAAGGGCTCGGAGCTCGAGGGTCTGATGCTGGGCCACCCGTTCTACGAACGTGAGGTGCCCGTGATCCTCGGTGAGCACGTGACGACGGAAGCGGGTACCGGTTGTGTGCACACCGCCCCGGGTCATGGTCAGGACGACTACGTCGTCGGCATGCGTTACAAGCTCAAGGTCGATAACCCGGTCGGTGGCAATGGCTGCTTCCTGCCGGATACGCCGCTGTTTGCCGGTGAGCACGTCTTCAAGGCCAATGACAAGGTCGTGGATACCTTAAAGGCGCACGGCAAGCTCGTGCACCATGCCGCGCTGCGTCACAGCTACCCGCATTGCTGGCGTCACAAGACGCCGATCATCTTTCGTGCCACGCCGCAATGGTTTATCAGCATGCAACAGAAGGGTCTACGTAAGCAGGCCATGGCAGAGATTAAAAAGGTCAGCTGGATGCCGGACTGGGGTCAGGCACGTATCGAGGGCATGGTCGAGGGGCGCCCGGACTGGTGTGTCTCACGTCAGCGTACCTGGGGTGTGCCGATCCCGATTTTTGTGCACAAGACCACGGGTGCCTTGCACCCGGATACGCAAGACCTGATTGAACAGGTCGCCACGCGTATTCAAGCGCAGGGCATTGATGCCTGGTTCGAACTCGAACCAAAAGAGCTGCTTGGTGATGCGGCCGATGATTATGACAAGGTTACCGATACGCTGGATGTCTGGTTTGATTCCGGCGTCACGCATCGTGCCGTGCTGGATCGCCGTGACGAACTGACCTGCCCGGCCGACCTGTACCTGGAAGGTTCCGACCAGCACCGCGGCTGGTTCCAGTCCTCCCTGCTGACCTCGGTAGCCATGCGCGCTCATGCGCCCTACAAGGCTGCGTTGACGCATGGTTTCACCGTTGATGCCAAAGGCCACAAGATGTCCAAGTCGAAGGGCAACACGGTTGCGCCGCAGAAGGTCATCAAGTCCCTCGGTGCCGATATCCTGCGCCTGTGGGTGGCGGCAACAGACTACAGCAAAGAAATGGCTGTCTCCGATGAGATCCTGAAACGTTCGGCCGATACCTATCGTCGCCTGCGCAATACTTCACGTTACCTGCTTTCGAACCTGAGCGACTTTGACCCGACAAATAATATGCTGGAGCCATCTGCGATGCTCGCACTCGATCAATGGGCCGTTATGCGCACTGCGCAGATTCAGAAACAGGTACTTGATGCCTATGATAGTTACGAATTCCACCGCATCTACCAGCTCGTGCATAACTTCTGTGCCGTAGACATGGGCGGTTTCTATCTGGATATCACCAAGGATCGTCAATACACCATGCAGGCTGATAGTGTCGCACGTCGTTCGGCACAGACGGCGACCTATCATATTGCCGAGGCACTGACCCGTTGGTTGGCACCTATCCTGACCTTCACCGCGGAAGAACTCTGGCAGCATCTTCCAGGTGAACGGAGCGATTCGGTGTTCTTTGGAGAGTGGTATGACTTACCACCGATGCCAATAAGTGATGGGATGAACCTGAAATATTGGGATGAAATAATTGAAGTCCGTGATGCCGTCAACAAGGAACTCGAGACCGCGCGCAAGGCCGGGGTAATCGGTTCCGCCCTGGATGCCGAGGTCGGCCTGTATTGCGGCCGTGAGATTCTTGACAAGCTGAATGCGCTTGAGGATGAATTGCGCTTTGTGCTCATTACCTCCGAGGCGCGCACCTACCTCGCCGGCGAACCGCCTGCCGAGGCGCAGCATTGCAGCTTGTCGAATGGCGATGAGCTATGGATTTCCGTATCGGCTTCGGCACATGAGAAGTGTGCACGTTGCTGGCATCATCGTGAGGATGTCGGTAGCCACAGCAAACACCCGGAACTGTGTGGCCGCTGTGTGGAAAATGTTGAGGGTGAAGGCGAGCAACGTCGCTTTGCCTGA